The following are encoded in a window of Novosphingobium sp. ZN18A2 genomic DNA:
- a CDS encoding potassium channel protein — MANERYRLSDTANDVLGSPGRNVIIAASFVLSVCVASVVAYMVVGWSFSDAIYMVVVTIFTVGYGEVRPIDTGTLRLITGLTIALGCTGMIVLTGALVQLFTVLQLRRMLGLDRMQNQIEHLRDHTIVCGLGRIGTQVTAELHAAKAPFVLVERDAAKAEEARDQGYLSVLGEATDEATLRAAGIERASAIATVLPDDATNVFITLSARSLNPGIQIIARGEAPSTENKLYHAGADKVVLPTHIGAERIAEIILYPATESYFSQSGPMRAMKRDLHDLGLELEVVRVAEGGTLTGATVGSAEQHGRGGFFIVQIERADGVVIQHPGDDVRIEAGDAVVLVVRGSRISAGTLFTAPAEPLRSGRNFF, encoded by the coding sequence TTGGCGAACGAACGATACAGACTCTCCGACACCGCGAACGACGTGCTCGGTTCGCCGGGGCGCAATGTCATCATTGCGGCCTCGTTCGTGCTGTCGGTCTGCGTTGCGTCGGTTGTCGCGTACATGGTGGTGGGGTGGAGTTTTTCCGACGCCATCTACATGGTCGTCGTTACCATCTTCACTGTCGGGTACGGAGAAGTGCGGCCGATCGATACCGGCACGCTGCGCCTCATAACCGGCCTGACAATTGCCCTGGGATGCACGGGCATGATCGTGCTGACCGGTGCACTGGTGCAGCTTTTTACGGTATTGCAGCTTCGCCGCATGCTGGGATTGGATCGAATGCAGAACCAGATCGAACACTTGCGCGACCACACGATCGTCTGTGGCCTGGGAAGGATCGGGACGCAGGTTACCGCAGAACTGCACGCGGCGAAGGCGCCTTTCGTGCTGGTCGAGCGTGACGCCGCCAAGGCGGAGGAAGCGCGCGATCAGGGGTATCTGAGCGTGCTTGGCGAGGCGACCGACGAGGCGACCCTGCGCGCCGCCGGGATCGAACGGGCAAGCGCGATTGCGACCGTGCTGCCCGACGATGCGACCAACGTGTTCATAACGCTTTCGGCGCGCAGCCTGAATCCAGGCATCCAGATCATCGCGCGCGGAGAGGCGCCCAGCACCGAGAACAAGCTGTATCACGCAGGCGCGGACAAGGTTGTGCTGCCCACGCATATCGGCGCCGAACGGATCGCGGAAATCATCCTCTATCCCGCGACGGAAAGCTATTTCTCGCAAAGCGGCCCGATGCGCGCGATGAAACGCGACCTGCACGACCTCGGGCTTGAGCTGGAGGTCGTCCGCGTGGCAGAGGGCGGCACCCTGACGGGGGCCACGGTGGGTTCGGCGGAGCAGCACGGACGCGGCGGGTTCTTTATCGTGCAGATCGAACGGGCGGACGGCGTGGTGATCCAGCATCCGGGCGACGACGTGCGGATAGAGGCGGGCGATGCCGTCGTGCTGGTCGTGCGCGGCAGCCGGATTTCCGCTGGCACACTGTTTACCGCGCCTGCGGAGCCGTTGCGATCGGGCCGCAATTTCTTCTGA
- the rpsM gene encoding 30S ribosomal protein S13 produces MARIAGVNIPTNKRVIVALTYIHGIGPRSAKDIADKLGIDHSRRVQDLTDQEVLQIRETIDSDYTVEGDLRRDTAMNIKRLMDLACYRGLRHRKGLPVRGQRTHTNARTRKGKAKPIAGKKK; encoded by the coding sequence GTGGCTCGTATTGCCGGGGTGAACATCCCCACCAACAAGCGCGTTATCGTGGCGCTTACCTACATTCACGGTATCGGTCCCCGCTCGGCGAAGGATATCGCCGACAAGCTGGGCATCGACCATTCGCGCCGTGTGCAGGACCTGACCGACCAGGAAGTCCTGCAGATCCGCGAGACCATCGACTCGGACTACACCGTCGAGGGCGATCTTCGTCGCGACACCGCGATGAACATCAAGCGCCTGATGGACCTGGCCTGCTATCGCGGCCTGCGCCATCGCAAGGGCCTGCCGGTGCGCGGTCAGCGCACCCACACCAATGCCCGCACCCGCAAGGGCAAGGCCAAGCCCATCGCCGGCAAGAAGAAGTAA
- the rpsK gene encoding 30S ribosomal protein S11, giving the protein MAREPQRIKRRERKNISSGVAHVNASFNNTMITITDAQGNAISWSSAGMMGFKGSRKSTPYAAQVAADDAGKKAAEHGVRTLEVEVKGPGSGRESALRALQAVGFTITAIRDVTPIPHNGVRPSKRRRV; this is encoded by the coding sequence ATGGCACGCGAACCCCAGCGTATCAAAAGGCGGGAGCGCAAGAACATCTCCAGTGGTGTCGCGCACGTTAACGCCAGCTTCAATAACACCATGATCACCATCACCGATGCCCAGGGCAATGCGATCAGCTGGTCCTCGGCCGGCATGATGGGCTTCAAGGGCAGCCGCAAGTCGACCCCGTATGCCGCGCAGGTCGCGGCGGACGATGCCGGCAAGAAGGCTGCCGAGCACGGTGTCCGCACCCTCGAGGTCGAGGTTAAGGGACCGGGCTCTGGCCGCGAAAGCGCCCTGCGTGCGCTGCAGGCGGTTGGCTTCACGATCACCGCGATCCGCGACGTGACGCCGATCCCGCACAACGGCGTGCGTCCTTCGAAGCGCCGTCGCGTCTGA
- a CDS encoding DNA-directed RNA polymerase subunit alpha yields MTVNIKNWQELKKPNSLEIKPGTDAKRRATFVAEPLERGFGLTLGNALRRVLLSSLQGAAVTSIKIENVLHEFSSLAGVREDVTDIVLNVKQIALKMEGEGPKRLQLSATGPAEVKAGDIAVTGDIEVLNKDLVICHLDEGATLNMELTCDTGKGYVPAVSNRPADAPIGLIPVDSLYSPVRQVSYKVDNARIGQELDFDKLSLTVETDGTVAPEDAVAYAARILQDQLALFVHFDEQIPVGHVPQMAGMAAHAPEESDTNQLNRYLLKKVDELELSVRSANCLKNDNIIYIGDLVQKTEAEMLRTPNFGRKSLNEIKEVLSSMGLRLGMDIPGWPPENIEEMAKKLEQELLG; encoded by the coding sequence ATGACTGTCAACATCAAGAACTGGCAGGAACTGAAGAAGCCGAACTCCCTCGAAATCAAGCCCGGCACCGACGCCAAGCGTCGCGCGACGTTCGTCGCCGAGCCGCTTGAGCGCGGCTTCGGCCTTACGCTGGGCAATGCCCTGCGCCGCGTGCTGCTGTCTTCTCTGCAAGGCGCGGCCGTCACCTCGATCAAGATCGAGAACGTGCTCCACGAATTCTCGTCGCTTGCCGGCGTGCGCGAGGACGTGACGGACATCGTGCTCAACGTGAAGCAGATCGCGCTGAAGATGGAAGGCGAAGGCCCCAAGCGTCTTCAGCTTTCCGCCACCGGCCCTGCCGAAGTGAAGGCGGGCGACATCGCCGTGACCGGCGATATCGAGGTGCTGAACAAGGATCTGGTGATCTGCCACCTCGACGAAGGCGCGACGCTCAACATGGAGCTGACCTGCGACACCGGAAAGGGCTATGTCCCGGCCGTGTCGAACCGCCCGGCCGATGCGCCGATCGGCCTGATCCCGGTCGATTCGCTCTATTCGCCGGTTCGCCAGGTCAGCTACAAGGTCGATAACGCGCGTATCGGCCAGGAGCTGGACTTCGACAAGCTGTCGCTGACCGTCGAGACCGACGGCACCGTCGCGCCCGAAGATGCCGTGGCCTATGCCGCGCGCATCCTTCAGGACCAGCTGGCGCTGTTCGTCCACTTCGACGAGCAGATCCCGGTCGGCCACGTGCCGCAGATGGCCGGCATGGCCGCCCATGCGCCGGAAGAAAGCGATACGAACCAGCTCAACCGCTACCTCCTCAAGAAGGTGGACGAGCTGGAACTGTCGGTCCGTTCGGCGAACTGCCTGAAGAACGACAACATCATCTACATCGGCGACCTGGTCCAGAAGACCGAGGCCGAGATGCTCCGCACGCCGAACTTCGGCCGCAAGTCGCTCAACGAGATCAAGGAAGTCCTTTCCTCGATGGGCCTGCGCCTCGGCATGGACATCCCCGGCTGGCCGCCTGAAAACATCGAGGAAATGGCCAAGAAGCTCGAACAGGAACTTCTCGGCTGA
- the rplQ gene encoding 50S ribosomal protein L17 has protein sequence MRHKMGQRKLQRTSSHRRALMRNMAAALIKHEQITTTLPKARELRPYVEKLITLAKHGGLSNRRLAHARLLDDAQLAKLFDVLAERYADRNGGYTRVIKAGIRASDAAPIAVIEFVDRDTSAKGQDSGPVMAEDEYEDA, from the coding sequence ATGCGTCACAAGATGGGGCAGCGCAAGCTGCAGCGCACATCCTCGCACCGCCGCGCGCTGATGCGCAACATGGCGGCCGCGCTGATCAAGCACGAACAGATCACCACCACGCTTCCCAAGGCGCGCGAACTGCGTCCCTATGTCGAAAAGCTGATCACGCTTGCCAAGCATGGCGGCCTTTCGAACCGCCGCCTCGCGCACGCGCGCCTGCTTGACGACGCACAGCTGGCCAAGCTGTTTGACGTGCTGGCGGAACGCTATGCGGATCGCAACGGCGGCTATACCCGCGTCATCAAGGCCGGCATCCGCGCTTCGGACGCGGCGCCGATCGCCGTTATCGAATTCGTCGACCGCGATACCTCGGCCAAGGGCCAGGATTCGGGCCCGGTGATGGCCGAGGACGAATACGAAGACGCCTGA
- a CDS encoding DUF1476 domain-containing protein, producing the protein MTDFNDRERAEEAKFARDEEMLFRINARRNRLLGAWAAERMNLDSAETEAYAKSVVQADFEEAGDEDVIRKLLGDLVSAGVDTDESEIRSAMEAKAVEARRQLMGEA; encoded by the coding sequence ATGACCGACTTTAACGATCGCGAGAGGGCCGAAGAGGCCAAGTTCGCCCGCGATGAGGAAATGCTGTTCCGCATCAATGCCCGCCGCAACCGCCTGCTGGGCGCCTGGGCGGCCGAGCGGATGAACCTCGATTCGGCAGAGACCGAAGCCTATGCGAAATCGGTGGTCCAGGCCGATTTCGAAGAAGCGGGCGACGAAGACGTGATCCGCAAGCTGCTGGGCGATCTGGTTTCGGCCGGTGTCGATACCGACGAATCCGAAATCCGCTCTGCCATGGAAGCCAAGGCCGTGGAGGCCCGCCGCCAGCTGATGGGCGAAGCCTGA
- a CDS encoding BolA family transcriptional regulator → MAMRADEIEAMIRAALPDADVTITDLAGDGDHYAAHVVSPSFKGMSRVAQHKAVYAALDGRMGGALHALQLTTAVPN, encoded by the coding sequence ATGGCGATGCGCGCCGATGAGATCGAGGCCATGATTCGCGCGGCGCTGCCCGATGCGGACGTGACGATTACCGACCTTGCCGGCGACGGCGATCATTATGCCGCACACGTGGTTTCGCCTTCGTTCAAGGGAATGTCCCGCGTTGCCCAGCACAAGGCGGTCTATGCGGCGCTCGACGGCCGGATGGGCGGCGCGCTCCATGCCTTGCAACTGACGACCGCCGTCCCCAACTGA
- the grxD gene encoding Grx4 family monothiol glutaredoxin, translating into MSEDTNSRIEKVVKDHDVVLFMKGTPLFPQCGFSSRAVAILDHLGVAYESVDVLQDMEIRQGIKTYSDWPTIPQLYVKGEFVGGSDIMMEMFQAGELHQLMQDQAVKPAS; encoded by the coding sequence ATGTCGGAAGACACCAATTCGCGCATCGAGAAGGTGGTCAAGGACCACGATGTCGTGCTGTTCATGAAGGGCACGCCGCTGTTCCCCCAGTGCGGGTTTTCCAGCCGTGCGGTGGCGATCCTCGACCACCTTGGCGTCGCCTATGAAAGCGTCGACGTTCTGCAGGACATGGAAATCCGCCAGGGCATCAAGACCTATTCGGACTGGCCGACCATTCCCCAGCTTTATGTGAAGGGTGAATTCGTCGGCGGATCGGACATCATGATGGAGATGTTCCAGGCCGGAGAGTTGCACCAGCTTATGCAGGATCAGGCGGTAAAGCCTGCCAGCTAA